Proteins encoded by one window of Pyrinomonadaceae bacterium:
- a CDS encoding aminotransferase class I/II-fold pyridoxal phosphate-dependent enzyme — MIRKISDRAKPGSISLGLGEPDLPTPEVIVREAVRVIQEEKNGYTLQAGLPALRERIAGDYPHMNLNTDQVVVTAGSQESLYLILRTLVEEGDEVLMPDPGFIAYPMITKMVGGREVRYRLPAGKDFGFDIDDFKSKLTPRTKVVICISPSNPTGRALTRDELQAMADAVEASGSNAFIVSDEIYRELYYTPERAASISEFYPRTIIASGLSKSMRMTGWRIGWLAGDTEVMKATLVLHGYVVTCASSISQKAALAAWTHEAEASRAEMRSIFLKRRDFLLQKLRDELGLRCVTPDGAFYTMVEVSEYGDELKVAEAGLEKGVVTIPAAAFGEESRGFLRISFCADEERLSEGVKRLGDALSSLKN, encoded by the coding sequence ATGATCCGGAAAATTTCGGATCGCGCGAAGCCCGGCAGTATCAGTCTTGGCCTGGGCGAGCCTGATCTGCCGACACCGGAAGTGATCGTGCGTGAAGCCGTTCGCGTGATTCAGGAAGAGAAAAATGGGTACACGTTGCAGGCAGGCTTGCCGGCCCTGCGCGAAAGAATTGCGGGCGACTATCCACACATGAATCTCAATACTGATCAGGTAGTCGTCACGGCCGGTTCGCAGGAATCGCTTTATTTGATCCTGCGCACGCTTGTCGAAGAAGGCGATGAAGTCCTGATGCCCGATCCAGGGTTCATCGCCTACCCGATGATTACGAAAATGGTTGGCGGCCGCGAGGTTCGTTATCGCTTGCCTGCGGGCAAAGACTTTGGTTTCGATATCGATGATTTCAAAAGCAAACTTACGCCGCGCACGAAAGTGGTCATTTGCATCAGTCCGTCAAATCCGACCGGCCGAGCGCTGACCAGGGATGAGTTACAGGCGATGGCCGACGCGGTTGAAGCGAGCGGCTCGAATGCGTTCATTGTGAGTGACGAAATTTATCGCGAGCTTTATTACACGCCGGAACGCGCGGCATCGATTTCGGAGTTTTATCCGCGCACAATCATCGCGAGCGGCTTGTCAAAGTCGATGCGGATGACGGGCTGGCGCATCGGCTGGTTGGCCGGTGACACGGAAGTGATGAAGGCCACGCTCGTGCTGCACGGTTATGTCGTGACCTGCGCTTCGAGTATTTCGCAGAAGGCGGCGCTGGCCGCGTGGACGCATGAAGCAGAGGCTTCGCGAGCCGAGATGCGATCGATCTTTCTCAAGCGCCGTGACTTTCTTTTACAAAAGTTGCGCGACGAACTGGGGTTGCGCTGCGTGACTCCGGATGGAGCTTTCTACACAATGGTCGAGGTAAGTGAATACGGCGATGAGTTGAAAGTTGCCGAAGCAGGCTTGGAAAAGGGTGTCGTGACGATTCCCGCAGCGGCGTTCGGCGAAGAGAGCCGGGGCTTCTTGCGCATCTCGTTCTGTGCCGATGAAGAACGGTTGAGTGAGGGCGTGAAGCGACTGGGAGACGCGCTGAGCTCGCTAAAGAACTAA
- a CDS encoding PxKF domain-containing protein, translated as MKQVTSLSRVVSRSSRKRGQFRSLPFFLVLVIAMLVFVVAASASTFILKWGTVGSSDGEFISPRGIAVAPSGDVYVADASGASPGQIQKFDGNGTFIARLGQNNGTAQGFLSIHKITTDSSGNVYATDGAGEGSTSVVKKFNSSGLFQFAFGDNVSEGGQFLAAAGIAVDSTGNIYVADSGANLIRKFSSTGTPIGTIGSGGSSNGQFANPVGIAIDSGNNLYVADSGNNRIQKFNSAGTFVTAWGTLGTATSEFNGPRGVAVDTVGTVYVADTGNNRVQLFSNTGTFIEAVGSAGNGDGQFQGPEDIAANAAGTFFYVADTNNSRIQKFSTTASAPTANAGPDQTVECEGATTDVNLNGSASTAGSGTINSYSWAEGATPLGTGAMLTVNLPVGVHTITLTVTDTGGGSDTDDVVITVQDTLAPDITCPADVVVTLPPNSNATSMAVNYPAVTATDSCSASVTVNSTPASGSVFPVGTTTVNASADDGAGHVSNCSFTVTVQYNFAGFFQPVDNLPALNVVQAGRAIPVKFSLSGDKGLGIFAPGSPSSGPIACNSSDPAVDLEETVTAGGSSLSYNPVTDQYIYVWKTEASWAGTCRQLVVQLNDGSIHRANFKFK; from the coding sequence ATGAAACAAGTTACTTCCCTTAGTCGCGTCGTGTCGCGTTCGTCTCGCAAGCGCGGCCAATTTCGCTCGTTGCCATTCTTTTTGGTGTTGGTCATCGCGATGCTGGTTTTTGTCGTCGCGGCATCGGCATCCACGTTCATTTTAAAATGGGGAACCGTCGGTTCGTCCGACGGGGAATTCATTAGCCCAAGAGGAATCGCGGTCGCTCCCTCAGGTGACGTTTATGTCGCGGACGCCTCAGGTGCCAGCCCAGGTCAAATTCAAAAATTCGACGGCAACGGCACCTTTATTGCCCGGCTTGGACAGAACAACGGAACGGCTCAAGGATTTCTTAGCATCCATAAAATCACCACCGATTCAAGCGGTAATGTTTATGCCACAGACGGCGCCGGAGAAGGGAGTACGAGTGTTGTTAAAAAGTTTAACTCCAGCGGCCTATTTCAGTTTGCATTTGGTGACAACGTAAGCGAGGGCGGACAGTTCCTGGCGGCAGCCGGAATAGCTGTCGACTCGACAGGCAATATCTATGTTGCTGACTCAGGTGCCAATCTCATTAGGAAGTTTTCTTCCACCGGTACGCCCATCGGCACGATTGGGTCCGGTGGGAGCAGCAACGGCCAGTTCGCCAATCCCGTAGGCATAGCGATCGATTCAGGTAACAACCTTTACGTAGCCGACAGCGGGAACAATCGAATTCAGAAATTCAATAGCGCCGGCACGTTTGTTACGGCGTGGGGAACGCTAGGGACGGCGACCAGCGAGTTCAATGGACCTCGCGGTGTTGCAGTCGACACCGTGGGAACAGTTTATGTGGCTGACACGGGAAATAATCGTGTGCAACTTTTCTCCAACACCGGAACGTTTATCGAAGCGGTGGGAAGCGCCGGCAACGGCGACGGACAATTTCAAGGTCCCGAGGATATAGCTGCAAACGCAGCCGGCACCTTCTTCTACGTTGCCGACACGAATAACTCGCGCATTCAGAAATTCAGCACTACGGCTTCGGCCCCAACTGCTAATGCCGGCCCCGATCAAACTGTCGAATGCGAAGGGGCAACCACGGACGTGAATCTGAATGGCTCGGCCTCTACAGCGGGCAGTGGAACTATCAACTCGTACTCCTGGGCTGAAGGAGCCACGCCGCTTGGCACGGGGGCGATGCTGACTGTGAACCTGCCAGTCGGTGTTCACACCATCACGCTCACCGTCACAGACACTGGTGGCGGATCTGACACAGACGATGTTGTCATTACTGTGCAGGATACGTTAGCGCCGGATATCACGTGTCCGGCTGACGTGGTCGTTACTCTGCCACCGAATTCGAATGCGACGTCGATGGCGGTCAACTACCCAGCGGTAACAGCTACTGATAGTTGTTCGGCGAGTGTCACCGTGAACAGCACGCCCGCCTCGGGTTCTGTGTTCCCGGTCGGCACGACTACCGTCAACGCGTCTGCGGATGACGGCGCTGGCCATGTATCCAACTGCAGCTTCACTGTTACCGTGCAATACAATTTCGCTGGTTTCTTCCAGCCGGTCGACAATCTTCCGGCGCTGAACGTAGTTCAGGCAGGGAGGGCCATTCCGGTGAAGTTCAGCTTGAGTGGTGATAAGGGACTGGGAATTTTTGCTCCCGGCTCACCTTCTTCGGGACCAATCGCGTGCAATTCCAGCGATCCGGCAGTGGATTTGGAAGAGACGGTTACTGCAGGCGGGAGTAGTCTTAGTTACAATCCAGTAACTGACCAGTACATCTACGTCTGGAAAACCGAAGCAAGTTGGGCGGGTACATGCAGGCAACTAGTCGTACAGTTAAACGACGGTAGCATCCATCGCGCGAACTTCAAGTTCAAATAA
- the dapA gene encoding 4-hydroxy-tetrahydrodipicolinate synthase, which translates to MTMKIDWMRGCATALVTPFKSDGAFDEERMRALIDRQITGGVKLLVPCGTTGESATMTEDEDARVIGLTIEVARGRAKVIAGAGSNSTASAIEYSKRAQELGADAVLQVAPWYNKPTQEGLYAHFHAIADAIPDLPIMIYNVPGRTSSNIAAQTTLRLARDCENIVAVKEASGNLSQMMEILRERPDGFAVMSGDDAVTLPLIALGAEGIVSVASNEIPDLMSQMTNFALEGKWDEARELHYRLLPLMDVNFIESSPGPVKAAMAMMGLLEENFRLPLVPITEKSRARVREVIAQIGLLESAHVTA; encoded by the coding sequence ATGACTATGAAGATTGATTGGATGCGCGGTTGCGCGACGGCGCTGGTAACACCGTTCAAGTCCGATGGCGCGTTTGATGAAGAGCGCATGCGCGCGCTCATCGATCGACAGATAACGGGGGGCGTTAAGTTATTAGTGCCGTGCGGCACCACTGGCGAGAGCGCCACCATGACCGAAGACGAAGATGCGCGCGTGATTGGGCTGACTATCGAAGTTGCCCGCGGACGCGCGAAAGTGATTGCGGGTGCGGGGAGCAACTCGACCGCTTCGGCGATCGAGTATTCGAAACGCGCGCAGGAACTCGGCGCCGACGCGGTCTTACAGGTCGCGCCCTGGTACAACAAACCGACACAGGAAGGTCTGTACGCTCACTTCCATGCGATTGCGGACGCGATTCCCGATTTGCCGATCATGATTTACAACGTTCCGGGCCGCACTTCGTCAAACATCGCCGCGCAAACGACCCTGCGTCTGGCGAGGGACTGCGAAAACATAGTGGCGGTTAAAGAAGCGTCCGGGAATCTGTCGCAGATGATGGAGATTCTGCGCGAGCGTCCGGATGGTTTCGCGGTGATGTCGGGCGACGACGCAGTGACTTTGCCGTTGATCGCTTTGGGCGCAGAAGGAATCGTCTCGGTCGCTTCGAATGAAATTCCCGATCTGATGTCGCAGATGACGAATTTCGCTCTGGAAGGAAAATGGGATGAAGCGCGCGAGTTGCACTATCGCCTGCTGCCGCTGATGGACGTGAACTTTATTGAATCGAGTCCGGGTCCGGTGAAAGCCGCCATGGCGATGATGGGATTGCTCGAAGAGAATTTCCGTCTGCCTCTCGTGCCGATCACGGAAAAGAGCCGCGCGCGTGTGAGAGAAGTGATTGCGCAGATTGGCTTGTTGGAGAGTGCTCATGTTACTGCGTGA
- a CDS encoding PAS domain S-box protein, whose product MSTDDALNSLTQISRVIAETASDGIITIDENSTILFANRATEKIFGYSRNELVGHSLTMLMPEYLRHVHRAGLTRYMTTGERHISWEAVELPGLHKNGSELPLELSFGELVEGGKRFFTGIVRDITDRKRAEEALRQSEEHFRALIENATDIITVLNRDGTRQYVSPSVERSIGYKPEELIGKSPFELIHSDNAAELRKLFIEESRQPVTREVRIRHKNGSWRIHEATAHNLLDDPAVNGIVVNSRDITDRKRLEYRLMMQYQTARILAESPSLDAAGPKLLQAICESLGWDLGQIWIVDPEAAVLRWLASWHNPAVAVAEFEEASRGRPFARGVGLPGNIWADGAGHWFGDLGSSLFTRNELASRAGLRSGFGFPIRLGEEVFGVMEFFTRDSETEDPTLLEVMNSIGNHIGQFIERKHAEEQREQIFAREQRARLELETAMNRMRQVQTVTEVALSYLSLDKLLAELLERVCESMDVDTVVILLREEDDHLVAWATKGLEIDLGIRVPIGAGFGGRVAAQKAPLAIDDTETAELYTPFLREHGVKCLLGVPLLIEGRVLGVIHVGRFTQRPFSEDDTRLLQLVAFRVALAIDNARLFEEERAARREAEAANRAKDEFLTTLSHELRTPLTPVIGWIHMVRTGMLPTQQLDHGLSVIEKNAHALKRLINDLLDMTAILSGKMRMEELPVHLGQVVHEAIETVRPFAATRQINVEGTFRNWNDEIVIGDTTRLGQVFANLLHNAVKFSPVGGTVRLTCETEGHNAVVSVTDEGEGIPPEFLPHVFEKFVQADGSKTRSHGGLGLGLALVKSFVESHGGTVSAESAGRGHGSRFTVRLTRKEAGEISPVIARQTTGPLVKPAGAHILIVEDDEDTLELLQSTFKSKGFRVTTCQSAPEALEIAPQNSIDLILSDIGMPHMDGFEMMKKLRELPNMHDVPAIALSGYATSKDTKMALAAGFNAHVSKPIEPAELLKTTSRLLKKKSETGQLKK is encoded by the coding sequence ATGAGTACCGATGATGCACTCAATAGTCTGACTCAGATCTCGCGCGTCATAGCTGAGACTGCGTCCGATGGCATCATCACCATCGACGAGAACAGCACCATTCTCTTCGCCAACCGCGCCACCGAAAAAATCTTTGGCTACTCGCGCAATGAGCTGGTGGGTCACTCGCTGACGATGCTGATGCCCGAATATCTGAGGCACGTGCATCGCGCAGGTCTCACGCGCTACATGACGACCGGCGAGCGTCACATCAGTTGGGAAGCGGTGGAGCTTCCCGGTCTTCACAAAAACGGATCCGAGCTTCCGCTTGAATTGTCATTCGGCGAACTCGTCGAAGGCGGCAAACGTTTCTTTACCGGCATCGTGCGTGACATCACCGATCGGAAACGGGCTGAAGAGGCTTTGCGGCAAAGTGAAGAGCACTTTCGGGCGTTGATCGAAAATGCCACGGACATCATCACCGTGCTCAATCGCGACGGCACGCGACAGTACGTCAGTCCGTCCGTGGAACGCTCGATCGGATACAAGCCGGAAGAACTAATCGGCAAGAGTCCTTTCGAACTGATTCATTCCGACAATGCTGCCGAGCTGCGTAAATTATTCATCGAGGAAAGTCGCCAACCCGTAACCAGAGAGGTTCGCATCCGGCACAAGAACGGCTCGTGGAGAATTCACGAGGCGACCGCGCATAACCTGCTCGACGATCCGGCAGTCAACGGAATCGTTGTGAATTCGCGCGACATTACAGATCGCAAACGCCTGGAATACCGGTTGATGATGCAGTATCAGACGGCGCGCATTCTCGCCGAGTCGCCTTCTTTGGACGCGGCCGGACCAAAGTTGTTGCAGGCGATTTGTGAAAGCCTGGGATGGGATCTGGGGCAGATTTGGATTGTCGATCCGGAAGCAGCAGTCCTGCGGTGGTTGGCAAGTTGGCACAACCCGGCGGTGGCGGTGGCTGAGTTTGAAGAGGCTAGCCGAGGCCGGCCGTTCGCGCGTGGTGTCGGGCTGCCGGGCAACATCTGGGCGGACGGCGCGGGGCATTGGTTCGGCGATCTGGGCAGCAGCCTGTTCACCCGCAATGAACTCGCTTCCCGCGCCGGTCTGCGTTCAGGGTTCGGTTTTCCGATTAGGTTGGGCGAAGAAGTCTTCGGCGTGATGGAGTTCTTTACGCGCGATTCCGAGACTGAGGACCCGACGTTACTCGAAGTGATGAATTCCATCGGCAATCACATCGGCCAGTTCATCGAACGCAAACACGCCGAAGAGCAGCGCGAGCAAATTTTCGCGCGTGAACAACGCGCGCGCCTCGAACTTGAAACGGCCATGAACCGTATGCGGCAGGTGCAAACGGTGACGGAAGTCGCCCTCTCATATCTGTCGCTGGACAAGTTACTCGCGGAATTGCTCGAGCGCGTCTGTGAATCGATGGACGTGGACACGGTCGTGATTCTGTTGCGCGAGGAAGACGACCACCTGGTCGCGTGGGCCACCAAAGGGTTGGAGATTGATCTGGGGATTCGCGTTCCCATCGGCGCCGGATTCGGAGGCCGTGTCGCCGCCCAGAAGGCGCCGTTGGCGATCGATGATACGGAAACTGCGGAATTGTACACGCCGTTTCTGCGCGAGCACGGTGTGAAGTGTCTGCTCGGCGTTCCTTTGCTGATCGAAGGGCGTGTGCTCGGCGTGATTCACGTCGGCAGGTTCACGCAGCGCCCATTCTCAGAGGATGACACGCGGCTTTTGCAGTTGGTGGCTTTCCGTGTCGCCCTCGCGATCGACAATGCGCGGCTGTTTGAAGAAGAGCGCGCCGCGCGCCGCGAAGCCGAGGCTGCCAACCGCGCGAAAGACGAGTTTCTGACTACGCTTTCTCACGAGCTGCGTACGCCACTGACGCCGGTCATCGGCTGGATTCACATGGTGCGCACCGGCATGCTTCCCACTCAACAACTGGATCACGGATTGAGCGTGATCGAAAAGAACGCGCACGCGCTGAAGCGGCTGATCAACGATTTGCTCGATATGACCGCGATTCTCAGCGGCAAGATGCGCATGGAAGAGCTGCCGGTTCATCTCGGCCAGGTCGTGCACGAAGCGATTGAAACCGTGCGGCCATTTGCCGCCACGCGTCAAATCAATGTGGAAGGAACGTTTCGCAACTGGAACGACGAGATCGTGATTGGCGACACAACGCGGCTTGGCCAGGTGTTCGCAAACCTGCTGCACAACGCCGTGAAGTTTTCACCGGTGGGCGGCACCGTGCGGTTGACGTGCGAGACTGAAGGTCATAATGCGGTCGTCAGCGTTACCGACGAAGGCGAAGGCATCCCACCGGAATTCTTGCCGCACGTGTTCGAGAAATTTGTGCAAGCCGATGGCTCAAAGACGCGCAGCCACGGCGGCCTCGGGCTTGGTCTGGCACTCGTGAAGAGTTTTGTTGAGTCGCACGGCGGCACGGTCTCGGCCGAAAGCGCGGGGCGCGGCCATGGCAGTCGTTTCACCGTGAGACTAACGCGCAAGGAAGCAGGCGAAATTTCGCCCGTCATCGCCAGGCAAACCACCGGTCCATTAGTAAAACCGGCCGGCGCTCACATTCTGATTGTCGAAGACGACGAAGACACGCTCGAGCTGCTGCAATCGACTTTTAAGTCGAAGGGCTTTCGCGTGACGACTTGCCAGTCGGCGCCTGAGGCGCTGGAAATCGCGCCGCAAAATTCCATCGATCTGATTTTGTCTGATATCGGCATGCCCCACATGGACGGCTTCGAGATGATGAAAAAGCTGCGCGAGCTGCCGAACATGCACGATGTTCCGGCCATCGCCCTGAGCGGATATGCGACCTCGAAGGACACCAAGATGGCGCTTGCCGCGGGCTTCAACGCGCACGTCTCAAAACCGATCGAGCCGGCGGAGTTATTAAAGACGACCAGTCGACTTCTCAAGAAGAAGAGCGAAACCGGCCAGCTTAAGAAGTAG
- a CDS encoding helix-turn-helix transcriptional regulator: MAIAIKLDDLLHDRRMTLTDLADRVGMTLANLSILKTGKARAIRFSTLEAICEALSCQPGDLLRFEPKQAERERPAA, translated from the coding sequence ATGGCGATCGCAATTAAGCTCGACGACTTACTGCACGATCGGCGGATGACGCTCACCGACCTTGCGGATCGTGTCGGCATGACGCTGGCCAATCTTTCGATCCTCAAAACCGGCAAAGCGCGCGCGATTCGTTTCTCGACGCTCGAGGCGATCTGCGAGGCGCTCTCGTGCCAACCTGGCGACCTGCTCCGGTTCGAACCGAAGCAGGCAGAACGCGAGCGACCGGCGGCATAA
- the asd gene encoding aspartate-semialdehyde dehydrogenase, protein MSNKLRIGILGATGVVGQRFVQLLERHPQFEITALAASDRSQGKTYAEACTWRLPGEMPEGVKQIVVQPPAPPLDCDVVFSSLPGEIATDAEPEFARAGFPVISNSSSHRMAADVPLLIPEVNPHHLELIEAQRTNREYNRGFIVTNPNCSAIAIVMALAPLHEKFGVTACVVTTMQALSGAGYPGVASLDATDNVIPFIGGEDEKVEIETRKILGGVSQGTIIDADMKVSAQCNRVNVTDGHMASIRVKLGRSASLSEVRDTLATFTAEPQRLKLHSAPARPVIVRDEIDRPQPRLDRDAGNGMSVTIGRLAEDSVFDFRFVALGHNTIRGAAGAAILNAELLAAKGYFD, encoded by the coding sequence ATGAGCAATAAACTTCGCATCGGAATTCTCGGAGCGACCGGCGTCGTCGGTCAGCGATTTGTGCAACTGCTGGAGCGTCATCCGCAGTTTGAGATCACCGCGCTGGCCGCATCCGATCGTTCACAAGGGAAGACATACGCTGAAGCATGCACCTGGCGTTTGCCGGGCGAGATGCCTGAGGGCGTAAAGCAGATTGTCGTGCAGCCGCCCGCGCCGCCGCTCGATTGTGACGTCGTCTTTTCCAGCTTGCCCGGCGAGATCGCGACCGATGCCGAACCGGAATTCGCGCGCGCGGGCTTTCCTGTAATCAGCAACTCGTCCTCTCATCGCATGGCGGCGGACGTGCCGCTTTTGATTCCCGAAGTTAATCCTCACCACCTCGAACTGATCGAGGCGCAGCGCACCAACCGTGAATACAACCGCGGATTCATCGTCACCAACCCTAACTGCTCGGCGATTGCGATTGTGATGGCGCTCGCGCCGCTCCATGAAAAGTTTGGGGTGACCGCATGCGTGGTGACGACGATGCAGGCGTTGTCCGGCGCCGGTTATCCGGGAGTCGCTTCGCTGGACGCGACCGACAACGTGATTCCGTTCATCGGCGGCGAGGATGAGAAGGTTGAGATTGAAACGCGGAAGATTCTGGGCGGCGTCAGCCAGGGCACGATCATCGATGCCGACATGAAGGTGAGCGCGCAATGCAATCGCGTGAACGTGACGGACGGACACATGGCTTCGATTCGCGTAAAGCTTGGTCGTTCAGCTTCGCTTAGTGAGGTACGCGACACGCTCGCCACGTTCACAGCCGAACCACAAAGGCTGAAGCTTCACTCAGCCCCGGCGAGACCGGTAATCGTTCGCGACGAGATTGATCGGCCACAGCCGCGGCTCGATCGTGATGCGGGAAACGGAATGAGCGTGACAATCGGGCGACTCGCTGAGGATAGTGTTTTCGACTTTCGCTTCGTCGCGCTCGGCCATAACACGATTCGGGGGGCGGCGGGGGCGGCGATCCTGAATGCGGAATTGTTAGCCGCGAAAGGATATTTCGACTAG
- a CDS encoding alpha/beta fold hydrolase, translating to MYPAGNLFIPAPHGRLEAILKEPRGEVRGVALVLHPHPLGGGTMHNKVVFRAAAALNEAGLITLRVNFRGVGQSTGTHDEGHGEQEDVRAGLDYLAATYPGKEITLCGFSFGARVGLEVGIADERVVRLISIGTPVDKYDFSFLEQCRKSILFVHGEHDEYGDVSRLRELVDRIAAHTPAELRVIKGAGHFFDDQLDELKRVITEWMLDWLLPKESGDAPELIVELHSSGHS from the coding sequence ATGTATCCGGCAGGCAATCTTTTCATTCCCGCGCCGCACGGAAGGCTCGAGGCGATCCTGAAAGAGCCGCGCGGCGAAGTTCGCGGCGTGGCTTTGGTCCTGCATCCGCATCCGCTCGGCGGCGGCACGATGCACAACAAAGTAGTCTTTCGCGCGGCCGCGGCATTGAATGAAGCAGGACTGATCACCTTGCGCGTCAATTTTCGCGGCGTTGGCCAAAGCACAGGAACACACGATGAAGGCCACGGAGAGCAAGAGGATGTGCGCGCGGGGCTCGACTATCTGGCGGCGACGTATCCCGGGAAGGAAATTACTCTGTGCGGCTTTTCGTTCGGCGCACGAGTGGGATTGGAGGTTGGCATAGCCGACGAACGCGTCGTGCGCCTAATCAGCATCGGCACGCCGGTCGATAAGTACGACTTCAGCTTTCTTGAGCAGTGCCGCAAGTCGATCTTGTTCGTGCACGGCGAACATGATGAATACGGCGACGTGAGTCGTTTGCGCGAGTTAGTTGATCGGATTGCCGCGCATACGCCGGCGGAACTGCGCGTGATCAAAGGCGCGGGGCATTTCTTTGACGATCAGTTGGACGAGTTGAAGCGAGTGATTACTGAGTGGATGTTAGACTGGCTTTTGCCCAAAGAGTCCGGCGACGCACCCGAACTAATAGTCGAGCTGCACAGCAGCGGTCATAGCTAA
- a CDS encoding DUF2975 domain-containing protein, translating to MSKQISSTAALPIAYVLLRILMVLNWLMVPVILVLLFVVPNRQWIMSSFDLAPSPDADRLVMGLRAIAVLGLATIPLNYLVLKKLLAIVETVRGGDPFVTANAARLQAIAWVLLVLNLFSIVIGAIGTAISSPAHPVDIDAGFSINGWLAVLLTFLLARVFAEGAHMREDLEGTV from the coding sequence ATGTCAAAGCAAATATCTTCAACTGCCGCGCTGCCGATCGCTTATGTCCTGCTGCGGATCCTGATGGTCTTGAACTGGCTGATGGTCCCAGTGATCCTGGTTCTGCTGTTCGTAGTACCCAACCGGCAATGGATCATGAGCAGTTTCGACCTCGCTCCATCGCCTGATGCGGACCGGCTGGTCATGGGTCTGCGCGCGATCGCCGTGCTTGGTCTCGCCACGATTCCTCTGAACTATCTTGTCTTAAAAAAGCTGCTCGCGATCGTTGAGACCGTGCGCGGGGGCGACCCGTTCGTCACCGCAAACGCAGCCCGGTTGCAGGCGATCGCCTGGGTGCTGCTGGTGCTGAACCTTTTCAGCATCGTCATCGGCGCGATCGGCACAGCCATTTCCAGTCCGGCGCATCCCGTCGATATCGATGCCGGCTTTTCCATTAATGGCTGGCTCGCCGTGCTCCTCACGTTCCTGCTGGCGCGCGTGTTCGCGGAAGGCGCGCACATGCGCGAAGACCTCGAAGGGACGGTGTGA
- a CDS encoding 2,3,4,5-tetrahydropyridine-2,6-dicarboxylate N-succinyltransferase → MLLREHIEALATREGASYSEADFTVFNDFKSDLNRGVIRAAERDANGKWQTNAWVKRGILLGFRMGAIIEMTQSGAPLQFLDKNTYPIQRFTPEDRVRIVPGGSSIRDGAYIAPGVVCMPPMFVNAGAYVDEGTMIDSHALVGSCAQIGKRVHISAAAQIGGVLEPAGAMPVIIEDDVIVGGNCGVYEGAIVRARAVLASGTIITGSTPVFDLVRGAIYRRSGEDPVEIPVGAVVVPGSRTIQNDKAREWGLSLYAPVIVKYRDEKTDASTQLEEALR, encoded by the coding sequence ATGTTACTGCGTGAACACATCGAGGCACTCGCTACGCGCGAAGGGGCTAGTTACTCCGAAGCCGATTTCACCGTCTTTAACGATTTCAAATCAGATCTCAATCGCGGCGTCATTCGCGCTGCGGAACGCGATGCGAACGGCAAATGGCAAACAAACGCGTGGGTGAAGCGCGGGATTTTGCTCGGCTTCCGCATGGGCGCGATTATAGAAATGACGCAATCCGGCGCACCGCTACAGTTTCTCGACAAGAACACTTATCCAATCCAAAGATTCACGCCTGAGGATCGCGTGCGCATCGTGCCGGGCGGGTCGAGCATTCGCGACGGAGCGTACATTGCGCCGGGCGTGGTCTGCATGCCGCCGATGTTTGTTAACGCCGGCGCCTATGTCGACGAGGGCACCATGATAGACAGCCACGCGTTGGTCGGTTCGTGCGCGCAGATCGGAAAGCGCGTGCATATTTCAGCCGCGGCGCAAATTGGCGGCGTGCTGGAACCCGCCGGAGCAATGCCTGTAATCATCGAAGACGATGTGATCGTCGGGGGCAACTGTGGTGTTTACGAGGGTGCCATCGTGCGCGCGCGCGCCGTCCTCGCTTCCGGCACGATCATTACCGGCTCGACGCCCGTGTTTGATCTTGTACGCGGCGCAATCTATCGACGCAGTGGCGAAGACCCTGTGGAAATTCCTGTGGGCGCGGTCGTCGTTCCCGGCTCGCGAACAATTCAAAATGACAAAGCGCGCGAATGGGGTCTGTCCCTCTACGCTCCGGTAATTGTGAAGTATCGCGACGAGAAAACAGACGCGTCGACGCAGTTAGAGGAGGCGCTACGGTGA